The genomic stretch ATTTCCTTGCATAGTTTGAATTGTTTGGATAACACTTGAAGGAGCTCTTGATATTACATTTAAGAATATAATAAGTGATACTCCATTACCTATTCCTTTAATAGATATTTGTTCTCCAACCCACATTAAAAATACTGTTCCAGCTGTTAGAGTTGTTATTGTTCTTACAAAAAAGCTTAGTCCTGGATTATAGATAAGTCCAACAGATTGTAGCCAAAGACAAACTCCAGCTCCTTGAATAATAGCAAGTGCTATTGTCAAGTATCTTGTCCATTGAGTTATTCTATTTCTTCCAGATTCCCCTTCTTTTTGAATTTCTTCAAGTTGAGGAATAATAGATACAAGTAAACTTACAACTATTGAAGCATTAATGTAAGGGATAATCCCTAACGAAAATATAGATATTCTTGTAAAAGCTCCTCCAGAAAACATATTTATATAACTAAGTACATCACTTTGTGAAGCCATTGATGACAATCTATCCACATCTACACCAGGAGCAGGAATTAGAGTTCCTACTCTGGCAACTAAAAACATTAGTAATGTGAAAATAATTCTTTCTCTAAGTTCAGGAATTTTTACTATACTACTTAATCTAGAGTTAAATTTCTCCATTAAAGTCATATATTCACCTACCTCAGATTAAAATTATTTATTAGTTTCTGCTCTTTCAAAACCTTTAACTTCAACTAGTTCAACTGTTCCACCTTTTGCTTCAACAGCAGCTTTTGCTGATTTAGATATTTTATGCACTTTAACAGTTAATTTTTTGTTAAGTTCTCCATTTCCTAAAATTTTGATTCCATCTCTACCTTTTTTAATTAGGCATTTATTGAATAAAGTTTCTAGGCTAACTTCTTCACCATCATTAAAGTTTTCATTTAAAAATGCTAAAGATATTACAGTATATTCTTTTTTGAATATAGCATTAGAGAATCCTCTTTTAGGAACTCTTCTATAAATAGGCATTTGTCCACCTTCAAAATAAGGTTTTACTCCTCCACCTGCTCTTGAATTTTGTCCATTGCTACCTTTTCCAGCTGTTTTTCCCCAACCAGATGAGTTTCCTCTTCCTATTCTTTTTCTGTTCTTCTTAGGAACTGAAGGTGATAATTCATTAAGTTTCACTATGCTTGCACCTCCTCAACTTTTAACAAATAAGAAACTTGAGCTAATTTTCCTTTTAATTCAGGTGTCTCATTGTGTTCTACTACATCATGCATTTTCTTAAGCCCTAGCGACTTTACAGTTGCTATATGATTAGGCTTTCTTCCG from Fusobacterium hwasookii encodes the following:
- the rplO gene encoding 50S ribosomal protein L15, with amino-acid sequence MKLNELSPSVPKKNRKRIGRGNSSGWGKTAGKGSNGQNSRAGGGVKPYFEGGQMPIYRRVPKRGFSNAIFKKEYTVISLAFLNENFNDGEEVSLETLFNKCLIKKGRDGIKILGNGELNKKLTVKVHKISKSAKAAVEAKGGTVELVEVKGFERAETNK
- the rpmD gene encoding 50S ribosomal protein L30, encoding MARLRIELVKSIIGRKPNHIATVKSLGLKKMHDVVEHNETPELKGKLAQVSYLLKVEEVQA